A stretch of DNA from Halorubrum sp. BOL3-1:
TCAACTCCGCTTGGGTACTTCCAACTCCATTGATTGTGTATGTCCATACTGGGACACTAACAACTCGTTGTTCGGTGATTGGGCGATAGTACTCCTCGCTGTATTGGTGTTTGATGTAATCAAAGGGCGGTGAGGGGATCAACTCGCTTGCTTCAGCGTCAAGTCCCTGATGGTACTGAACAGTTTGGAGATCCTCGAATTCTGGCTCACCCAAGAAATCATCAGCCCCAGCATACACCGCCGACATGGCGGCCTCAATAATGCGTTTGTCCTGCGAAGAGGCATTTACAGGCGTTTCAACGACCGTGGCGTCGTCTGGTGGGGTTTCCTCAACACGTTCGACCGCAAAATGCCACCGTCCGCGTTCGAGCTGTTGCTCATCGGCAATTGAGACCTGATAGTAGGTGCCATCTCGTTCGAGAAATGTCGGCCGTGGGACTGTTGTGGTGCCCCACTGTGACCGATGTACCAGCGGCCACTGTTGAACTGTCACCGAACCAGTCTCGAAGAGTTCAGTCACATACTGCGCTTTCGTGTCTTCGGTAAAGTCAACACGTGTTGTCGCCGGGAACTTGAGGGGATTCTCTCGGTAGTATTCGTATTGTTGCAGTCCTTGGATGCTATCCATAGACAGTTCTCCAGCGATGAGAGATAATTCATCCAGACTCCCAGGCCCCGAACAGCCGGCGGTGGCAGTCATTAGGCCGGCCGACCCTAGGATTTGAAGAGCACGACGGCGGGAGCAGCAAAATTCCATGCCAAATATATTGACGATTCAGATTAAAAAATCAAAACTACTGTTTCTACATTTGAAATACAACTCCCCTGTTTTCTTCTCGTGGGTCGACAGTTGGGCCAGCGCACCCAAATTGCTTGAACAGTTCATACATTATTACAACCATCAGAGACCGTCTCAATCACTCAACGGACGGACACCAGTAGAAGCCGTAATTAACTAGACAGTTCCCTCAACAGCAACTTCTAAAATAACGTACTGATCAACATCAGTATCTCATAGACTGTCCGGCACTCAGCCGTAGTCCCACGTTTCGAGGTTGCGGCCCCTATCTCGACATGAGGTCCGGCCCTCCAAAAGATATGATTGCCGGGACGTGTACGCCGGCGTCAATAGATAGATCACGACGACCAACGCAGAGAGCCGAGTGGGCTACAAGGATCCCAGAGTGTGTGTTGTGCCGGTCTGATCACTTTTCCTCAGATTTGTATCTACGCCTCTGTCGAAACCATATTCTTCAGACTTGGGGTGAAGAGGGTGTCAATCGCTCAGAACCGCACTACAGCCCCAGGTGTTACAGTCGGACTATGTAAATTGCCGTGGGTGTCAGTTGGCGTGATCGATGTACTGTTGTTCCCACTCGCTCCGAGCATCAATCTCTCTGGTACCACGGCGAGTAGTAGTGTACTCGTTAGTCCGTCGATCACGTTGACTTTTCTCGACCAGCCCCTTCTCCACGAGAGTGTCGAGATTGGGATAGAGCCGACCGTGATGGATTTCTTTTTCGTAGTAATTTTCGAGCTCGTCTTTGATCGCGAGCCCGTGTGGGTCCTCAAGCCCTGCAATAACATACAGGAGGTCGCGCTGAAAGCCAGTGAGATCGTACATCGTTCTCGTTTCGAGTTATATTCATGAAATACTATCGATTTCTGGTATATCGGAAGTAACGATCCACCTGGTGGGAGATTGTTGTATTTGGTACAAGCGTGAGCTATGCGATAGTAGAGAGAAGAGTCCGATAGACAACAGACGTATCAACTCGTCACGAGCGTGGTGGAATCCGAATTTCGTCACCAACCTCATACAGATAGCCCTTCAGGAGTAACTGTTCGATAATATCGCGCGCATCAGCAGGCCTGATTTCCTGTTCTGCCAAGTATGTGATCGCCATCTCACGGGTAAGCGGATCGGTATCGCCCGGCTCCTCGAGATACGCCTCAAGATGATCGAGGACGTTTTTTTCAGCCGGTGCGATAGGCCGCCGTGAATTCGGCATTGCCAGCATCTTTGAAATGAAGGTAGTAGGGTATTGGGGTCACCCCGTTTGCGAAATGTTCGACACATATCGGAACAATCGGCTGCCAACGAGCGGGGCGTGTGGGCCGAAGGTCCTAGCTGCGGCGAAATGGTCGATCCAATCGGTATTGATCAAAAATTT
This window harbors:
- a CDS encoding helix-turn-helix transcriptional regulator, with the protein product MYDLTGFQRDLLYVIAGLEDPHGLAIKDELENYYEKEIHHGRLYPNLDTLVEKGLVEKSQRDRRTNEYTTTRRGTREIDARSEWEQQYIDHAN